The window TCTCCAGGCAGGTACGAAAAATTCTCGATGATGGTGGCCTGCATGATGTCGCAATATTTGCCAGCGGTAACCTGGATGAATATGCGCTTCAACGCTTTAGGGACGAAGCCGCTGCAGTAGACGGCTTCGGCATTGGTACCAAAATGACCACCTCAGCGGATGTTCCATACCTGGATTGTGCCTATAAACTTGTCGAGTACGCGGGCCAGGGACGCAGAAAACTTGCCCAGAATAAATCTACCTGGGCTGGCAGAAAACAGGTCTTCCGCAACTATGGTGATGACGGTACCATGACTGGCGACACCATGTGCCTCGCCCATGAACTGCATTCTGGTGAAAAATTGATCAAACCTGTCATGCAGCAGGGAAAACGAGTATCTCAACTACCGACATTGGATGAAACCAGAACCTACGTGCTCAAACAACTCGGTACTGTTCCAGAAGGCCTGCAGCCAGACTCCGAAGAGGATTACTACTACCCTGTTCAACAGTCTGAGGAGCTTGTCTCATATTGTGACGAGGTTTCAAAAGTAATGACCAGGAATCACGATTAACCGCAGGGCGCAACAACCACCGGGCCTGTATCCCGATGATCATTATGCCTCTCTCACTGCTGGTCAGGCTCTATACTGCTTCGGGCCTGACCATGCCTGAACGTCTGAGATACTCATGCTTACCGTGATTGCCTGGTCTTCAATACCCGCAAAGAACCTTCAGGAGCGTTCGGCCTGTCTCGCCCGTAACACGGCAGGCATACTTTGCAGTCCCTCCTCAGTCATCGGCTCGTCTCCAAACAACATCATGCCTATGGAAAAGCCCAGCTCACGATAAGCTTCGAACTGTTGCTCATCAAAAAACTGATCATTTGTGGTCTGGTCCGGAAATGAGCTGTCTTTTCGTTTATATCCATAGATATCTTCACTGAGCTCTTTGACCAGAGTTGACTTCACATAGATAAAGCTTCCCTCTTCACCATTAATATATTTTATGGTGCCAATCGCATACGGCAGCTTCGAAATACCTGTCGCCTCAGCCGGTTGTAAAAGGTCTGTGCACAATGAAAGTTCGGCACCAAAATCAACCCGCACCAGTTCAATCAACTTCGCTAAATCACTAAAACTGAATGCAGGGTCACAACCAGCATCAGAAGCAACAATCAACCTGCAACGCCTGCGGATAAGTTCATATACCGCAAGGTTTTCGAAGTGGCCTCCGTCTGAGAGGTGTACCTGATGGCAATTCTCGTTAAGGCCGACTCCCAGCATCTCCCGAAAGATATAATAGTACCAGGCCGGCGCCCTCAAGGGTTTATAACATTTGTCCTTCACTTTTGGATTCCTGGCCCAGTAACCAAGCCTGACGTTGAACAGCGTCATCAAAAATGACAGGGGACGGGAACGGGTCGCATAGGTATTGGGGTCAACTGCAGCACCTGAAATGGCCATTGCCGTTGCCAGGTCCGTCTCACCTCCGGCATAACGCTCTGTTTCGAGCCAGTCAGTATTGTCCGAGCCGCAATAATATGGACTCAGAACAAAATTTTCCCCTCCTCTTCGCTTGAGCTTGGGGTTGCCTGAGCCAACTGTCTGAAGATTGGTATTGATGATATGATATGGCGTATCTGTTTCAGCCTGCTGAATAGTGCTGAGGTAGCAATAGTCCGCATCTCTCGCTGTTGCATTTATCCGCTGCGTACTCGCCTTACCAGTATCTCCACCATTGGGGCTGAAATCATACGGCATATATGCCTCTCTCAGCCGGTTTCTATAAAACCTGTGCATGGAAACATGGTTAATATCGGCAAAAATCGCCAGGAACAGTGATATCCCCATTCCTGCATAAATCAGGTAACTAGCTGCAGTCGAGCACGACAACTCTATAACTAACTGATACATATAGAGGAATATGCCGTAAACAATCAGACTCAAACCAATCCCCATCAGCAGGGACCGTACACCACGAGTTTCATTTTGCTCTGTCCTGCCAATTAGGCCCGCACCAAATGAAATCAGACCACTTAATGAAATTGAGGAAAGAGTCGCCTTCAACCAGTCAGACCCGACAAACTCCCTGATAGAGTTATGAGCAATGGGGATAGTGCCGACAATAAGAGCAATAACAGCGATCATCAACCCAATGCCCATCCAGACCCGAAACCAGCGTTGCACAACTTCGTGGCAGAATTTTCGGCATCTGGTTGACACCACATAGGCAAGGGTAATCACCAGATAAGCGATGAACGATACGAGGGACAGGCAAAATATCAGAAAAAACCCATCAGGTAATGCCAGCCCCTTGTTGAGGGAGATCACCACCCCTGTAAAAATTGGTGTGCAGCTGATCGAGTTTATGGTCAACCAATAGAACAGGGCCAGAAATACCGGAATCACAATTAGAAGATTGACGGCAACTCCTGTTATGCAGGCTGCTATCAACGCCCAGACGGTTAAGCCGTCCCCAGGCGTCAGATATTGCCCATGGCAGCGCAACCAGGCAAGCACCTTCCCCCCTGTGCCGCTATAATCTTTTCTGCTGTTACCAAATGGAAAGATGTCCCGCCCCACTATCTTCAGCCAGGTCAGACAGGAACCAATATAACCGCCCCCGGAAACCGTAGAAAGGTAATCGACATATTTCAAGAAACCCGACCTATTCATCGCCTGGAGCAGACCGAGATTAAAGGTCGCCGATCGTATGCCTCCACCTGAAAGCGCCACTCCGATGTACTCACCCTCCTTTTGTTCCCGATAAATTCCGGCCTTCTTCCGGCGCCGACTGAGCCAGGTTTTTTCTTTCACCGGTACATTTTCACTCCCCACCAACTCCTGCCACTTCGACATACTCCCCTCCCTCAAGCCATCATTATATTCAACATGCTGATATAACTTAATATTACTTAACAGCCTAACAGATTAAACATAATTTCGCAGGTCAATACTGGATATTCATTCGCAAAAATGCTGATTTACAGGAAAACTGTACCGACAACGGTGAAAGATCAGCTCTGGAATAGCTTTGTGAAAATAGCTCTTGTGCCTCAACATCTTTTTATGGCAATACAGATAGATAATTACTTCCAAATTGAGGCCAGATTCACACACAACCAGAGGTGGGAAATGAAAGTTTCTGAAACACTTTTAAAGAGATCTTCAACTCGCTGTTATCTGCCGAAACCAGTTGAACGTGAAAAGATAGAACGGCTGCTTGAACTGGCCAGGCACGCTCCATCAGGGGCCAACACCCAGCCATGGCAGGTAGCTGTTGTTACAGGTGAAAAAAAGCAGGAATTGCAGACACAACTGGAGAAGGCCTTCTGGCAGGGAAAACCTTCCCAAAAGGATTACAACTATTACCCTGAAGAATGGGTCCCTCCCTACAGCAGGCGACGCACCAATTGCGGCATGCAACTCTACTCAGCCCTGGAGATAGAGCGTCATGATATGCAAAGACGTAAAGAGCAATGGGCAGCTAACTACCGGGCTTTTGATGCCCCGGTGATGCTCTTGTTTTTTATGGATGCTGTCCTGGCCGCCGGATCATATCTTGATTACGGCATGTTTCTGCAATCACTCATGCTCGTGGCAGTTGAGGAAGGTCTTGCCACCTGCCCCCAGGCCGCACTCGCAGAACACCCGGACATCGTACGACAGTACCTTAACTATCCCGACAACATGATTCTGCTTTGCGGCATGGCTCTAGGCTATAAGGATGAAACGGCCCCGGTGAATTTATACCGCACGCCCAGGGAGGAGGTGGCAGATTTTGCGCGATTCTTTTAATACACTCACCATTACTGGTTTCACTGCTTTCCATACCGGACACATTTATCGAGTGACCAATGGCTCATTTTTTTTACTCTGACAAAATTTCTTGAACTCTTACATACTGCACACTAGAATGCAGCGCCGTAGGGCAAAATACTCATATTCTTCATAGCAACGACGGAAGACAAGGTGGTGACACAGTGACTCTATTTTGTAATTGCCTCCATGTCTGCCAATAGAAATCCAGTAATTCTATGAAGTATAATTTTTCAATTACTTTGTCTTGCCTAAGAGATGGACTCTAAGCGTCCCTGGACTTCAGGATGTCCCAAAATGAATTAACTGCCACCTGGCGAAAATCCGGCAATCAAATGATATCATTTATACTTCCAGTTTATAACGAAGAAGAATCCCTGCCAGAGCTCTATAGCCGCATCACAGAGGTAATGGCTGAAGTAGATAGAGAATATGAGATCCTTTTTATCAACGATGGCAGCACTGATTGCAGCCCCGATGTAATCAACGGGTTTCGCGACAATGACCCTAAAGTAAAAGTCATTAATCTGAGAAAGAATTTTGGCAAATCTTCCGCCCTGCAAGTGGGTTTCGAGAATGCCAAGGGGGAAATAATATTCACCCTTGATTCTGATCTCCAGGATGACCCGGCAGAAATCCCGAACTTTCTGAAAGAAATTGAAGCAGGCAACGATCTGGTCACCGGCTGGAAGGTCAACAGAAAAGACCCCAAAGAAAAGACCATCCCCTCAAAAGTCTTCAATTATTTTGTCTCGAAAATGAGCGGATTAAAGCTCAACGACTATAACTGTGGATTTAAATGTTACACCCGGCAGTTAACTCGTGAGTTACATCTTTATGGTGAACTTCACCGCTTTGTGCCCTTTCTTGCCCACAAAAAAGGGTTCAAGGTAAAGGAAATCCCGGTGCTGCATCATGAACGCAAATATGGCTCTTCCAAATTTGGCTTCGAGCGATACGCCCGGGGATTTTTTGACCTTCTCACCGTAGTGTTTCTCACCAATTATCTGCACCGGCCAATGCACCTTTTCGGCTGGGCCGGTTCTGCCTTCTTTTTCAGTGGCCTTGCTATTTTTTCTTACCTGTTTTTCGGTCGTTGGATTTTCGGTGAATCAATCGGAACCAGCCCACTTTTTACAATATCCATTTTTCTCACCGGAATCGGCACCCAGATATACATTGCCGGTCTCGTCGCGGAGCTGATTGTCCACAACAAGGAACGAAGAGACATAAACAGCTACTCAATTCGCGACGACAATCCATGAGAATTCTAAAGTTTTTTGGCACATCCGTCATTGCCACCGGTGTAGATTTTCTAATCTACGCCGGCCTGGTTCAGATTACGTCACCTGTTGTAGCGAACGTTTTCAGCGCCTCAGCTGGATTGATTACAAATTTTTTCCTGCAGAAAAGCTATGTCTTCAATCGCAGTAACAGCCTTAAGAGATCATTTATTCTATCCCTCGTCTTCTCTCTCTTAGGTCTTGGTCTCGGCACAGTATTTATTTTCCTCTTTACGACCTTTACACCGCTTGCACACCAGCCAGTTATCGCCAAGGTGATTACCACCGCGATCATATTTTTTTATAACTATTTCACCAAAAAGATCGCCTTCGGGCATAAAGATACAGAAACTTCCGGAGCCACATCATGCTAACCAGGGCCAGCAATCTCTTTGTTCATCGGTTTCCGTACGTTATCGCGACATACTTTATCCTGCAGATACTTGTCCGGCTTATTACCACCAACGGTGTGACGGTTGACGAGAGTGAGCAGGTCATGCTCACTCAATATTTTGCTCTCGGCTATAACGCGCAGCCTCCGCTCTATACCTGGCTGCAGATGATCTTCTTTGGAATATTTGGGGAAAACGTTTTTGCAATTGCCTTATTGAAAAACCTTACCCTGTTCTCCATTTACATTTTCACTTACGCCACCGCTCTTTTACTGACGGAAAATAGGGCAAAAGCTTCACTTTCCGCCGTAGGTCTACTCTTTCTGCCCCAATTGGTATGGGAAGCACAGATAGACCAGATTCATACTGTATTATTGACTGCTTCCACAGCGGCATTCTTCTATTTCTACTTTTATGCAGCAAAGAAACAAACCCTTGCAGGTTACCTGCTATTCGGGGTGAGTGGTGCTTGCGGCTTATTAGCTAAATACAATTTTGTAATTGTCGTATTGGCCCTGCTGGTGGCCACCCTTATGGTACCCGATTACCGGAGGAGGATTTTCAATAAAAAGTTGTGCCTCTCAATTGCGGTGGCAATAATCCTCAGCCTCCCCCACATAGTGTGGTTTCTCACCCATATGGATCTGGCAACCAGTGAGACCATTACCCGTATGAACGTAGACCAGGGAGGAAGCTACCTGGCAGACATTCTCCATGGTTCCGTTGAACTGGTTTTATCCTATCTCGCCTTTATCGCCGTTTTTCTTGTTTTCTACCTTGCTCTCTTTCGCAATCAATTCAAACTACACCCTTTAAACCCTGCAGCACGACTGCTTGCAATTTATATAGCGACCACCTTTCTCGCTATCTTTGCTATTGTCCTGATAAGTCAATCAACCAATATTAAAGAACGATGGCTGCAACCATTCCTGTTTATCCTGCCACTCCTGGCATTTATGCTTACCGATCTCCCCCAGGTTCGACCGCGCTCAATTCGTATCTACACCGGAACCGGTTCTGTGCTGTGCCTGATAGTCATGCTGATCATCCCCTTGCGTGTTGTACTCGTAGATTTTGACTCGAAACCACACAGGGAAAATTATCCGTTCAAGGCAATCAGTGAGAAACTTAACCACCAATCACCTGAGGGACAGCGATCACTTGTACTCACTGAAGACAAATTCATAGGCGGGAACTTACGACTTTTCATGGAAGATGCCACTGTTATCACCCCATCGATTCCACTACAAAAATATACCCCAGAGGAGACTGTGCTGGTGGTGTGGCAACGACGTAACCCCATCGAATTTTTCTCTGGTTCAGCCACTCCTGTAGATCTGGAACCTGATGAGATTATTGTGCCGTACAGGTTTTCCAAAAGGTTTGATGCCAAATTCTATGCCCAGGTCTATTCGTTGGATACAAGCCTTATTCAATGATCAGCCTTAAACCTGCTCGACTAAATAATGATAGAGATCGTCATACTGTTTGATGATCTTTGTCATGAGAAAAAGGGGTTTCTTCTCCGCCGCGATCCTGGCAAATTCGGCCTCATACTGCTGATAATTGTTATAGACATCCTCCAGTTTAGCCCCGAGTCGTTCCTGGGTAACAATAAACCGCTCCGGCAAAACTTCAGGAACTGCGCCGACCGGGGTGGAGATAAAAACTCTTCCGTAAAAAAGTGACTCAATCAGTACTTTGGGCCCTCCTTCACTGAAAGACGATACAACCACCACATGGGCATCATGTATCTGCTGATGGACATCATTACGAAAGCCCAGCAATTCAATCCGCCCCTCAGCACCGAGCTCGACAATCAAAGCCCTGAGCGAATCATATTCCTGACCTTCACCAATAATTTTCAGCACCAAGGGAAAAGATAGTGAGGAAACCTGCCTGATAAGTTCGGCAAAGCCCTTGATCTTGTCCAGCCTGCCTACAGCAACGACGGTAAATTTTTCAGGAAGACTACCGGATAGAATTTTTTCCTCTTCGATACCATTATAAATGGTCCACACTCTGCCTTTTTTCCCAAGATGTATCGAGCTTGCCGCCTTTTCCGAGACGGTGGTTACCCACTGCATTTTATTGAACACCCTGCCTTTTCGATCATTATGCTTTGTGGCAAGATGCTTTTTGCCAAGCAGCATGTTCACCCTGTAGACAAGTTCTGTCGCCTTGGCGGCATGGGTGTGGATAATGTCAGGATCAAGCCAACCGAGGAGTATATACAATTCAAATATGAGGAGTGGATTGTATCTGGTGGGATTCGATTTCAGGGTATAAACTTTGACCGACTCAGAAACCATCTGCCCGATCTTATTACCCCGTATGATAATAGCCGCGACATCGTGGTGCTGAGCCATTGCGTTTACCAACTCGACAAACGCTTTTTCTGCACCACCATAATGCTCTGAGGCAATGAACAGTGCTACTTTCAAATACTGTCACCCCTTCATCGGAATGAAGCTGGAACAGGTCGCTATGTTCAAGCAGGAGATATTCAGTTGATTCGAAAAAAAGGCCTATTAGTTGTCAGGCCTCGTTTATCTAAACAAACTACCTTTTCTTTTGCAAGATATTCGGCGTAACCGCCTGGCTGAAATCAGCTGACAGGCCCAAATCAAAAAAGCCGCACCCAAAAATCAGGTGCGGCTTTTCTTGTATCATATCGGCCTTAGCCCGGATTTCTCATGAGATGATGGGACAATTCTTCTCAAGAAATCAAGGGCAACCTTAAAGCTGATTAGTCTTATCAAGGGCGTAGACAATCCCCCTGTACGACAGGGTAATAACGACGACCCAACCTATAAGCAATCCTGCTATCATGAGGATACCTCCTGAAATGTTCGTGTCTCAATACGCTTTTTTATCTGTAACATCAGACACTGTGAGCTGACGTGCATTCATCAGACGCCATACATACGCGATATAACCGAGAACAAAGGGAATTCCCATTGCCACATAGGTCATTGCTGTGAGCGTAAAATGGCTGGAAGACGCGTTATAAATGGACAGGCTTGACTGCAGATCGACCTTGGACGGATAAAACGGAGTACCGTTGAAAGCTGCAGTAAAGAATATCGCCAAACCGACCAGGACCGTACCGAGACCGCCAAACCAGATACCTTTTGTCGACTGGCTGAAAGCGGTTTTATAGACTCCGAAAACGACCAGTACCAAACCGACAAGCAGAAGACCGAGAACCACAGGCATTGCCAGCAGGTTACCGAGATATTTATTGGCCTCCATACTCACCTGGCCGATTTCATTCACCTGAAAGCCATCCATCAGCAGCAATCCACCCAGTACGTAGAGCAGAAAAGGCAGCGCACAGAGCAGACTGGTCAAACATGACTTGCGAACCCGTGCCTCAAACTCAGGCATTCCTCCAAAGTCGATGTTATTTACCAGATACATGGAACCGAGCACCCTGGCATTGAAGACCAGGAAAAGACCCATGGAGAGGTTGAAAAGAGAAAATGCCGCCTCAAGTCCTCTGTATGGAGTCGCCCAGCTCACCCGGTTAAAATCATCCAGGTAAAAATTGGAGCCGGTAAAAAACGTTCCGACTGCCGCACCAATCAACAGGATGCCCACAGAACCGTTTATAAACAGAAACAGTTCGTACGTTTTGGCACCAAAGATATTGCCGGGTTTTT of the Desulfosediminicola ganghwensis genome contains:
- a CDS encoding nitroreductase, with the protein product MKVSETLLKRSSTRCYLPKPVEREKIERLLELARHAPSGANTQPWQVAVVTGEKKQELQTQLEKAFWQGKPSQKDYNYYPEEWVPPYSRRRTNCGMQLYSALEIERHDMQRRKEQWAANYRAFDAPVMLLFFMDAVLAAGSYLDYGMFLQSLMLVAVEEGLATCPQAALAEHPDIVRQYLNYPDNMILLCGMALGYKDETAPVNLYRTPREEVADFARFF
- a CDS encoding glycosyltransferase family 2 protein, with protein sequence MISFILPVYNEEESLPELYSRITEVMAEVDREYEILFINDGSTDCSPDVINGFRDNDPKVKVINLRKNFGKSSALQVGFENAKGEIIFTLDSDLQDDPAEIPNFLKEIEAGNDLVTGWKVNRKDPKEKTIPSKVFNYFVSKMSGLKLNDYNCGFKCYTRQLTRELHLYGELHRFVPFLAHKKGFKVKEIPVLHHERKYGSSKFGFERYARGFFDLLTVVFLTNYLHRPMHLFGWAGSAFFFSGLAIFSYLFFGRWIFGESIGTSPLFTISIFLTGIGTQIYIAGLVAELIVHNKERRDINSYSIRDDNP
- a CDS encoding GtrA family protein, giving the protein MRILKFFGTSVIATGVDFLIYAGLVQITSPVVANVFSASAGLITNFFLQKSYVFNRSNSLKRSFILSLVFSLLGLGLGTVFIFLFTTFTPLAHQPVIAKVITTAIIFFYNYFTKKIAFGHKDTETSGATSC
- a CDS encoding ArnT family glycosyltransferase, whose translation is MLTRASNLFVHRFPYVIATYFILQILVRLITTNGVTVDESEQVMLTQYFALGYNAQPPLYTWLQMIFFGIFGENVFAIALLKNLTLFSIYIFTYATALLLTENRAKASLSAVGLLFLPQLVWEAQIDQIHTVLLTASTAAFFYFYFYAAKKQTLAGYLLFGVSGACGLLAKYNFVIVVLALLVATLMVPDYRRRIFNKKLCLSIAVAIILSLPHIVWFLTHMDLATSETITRMNVDQGGSYLADILHGSVELVLSYLAFIAVFLVFYLALFRNQFKLHPLNPAARLLAIYIATTFLAIFAIVLISQSTNIKERWLQPFLFILPLLAFMLTDLPQVRPRSIRIYTGTGSVLCLIVMLIIPLRVVLVDFDSKPHRENYPFKAISEKLNHQSPEGQRSLVLTEDKFIGGNLRLFMEDATVITPSIPLQKYTPEETVLVVWQRRNPIEFFSGSATPVDLEPDEIIVPYRFSKRFDAKFYAQVYSLDTSLIQ
- a CDS encoding glycosyltransferase, with product MKVALFIASEHYGGAEKAFVELVNAMAQHHDVAAIIIRGNKIGQMVSESVKVYTLKSNPTRYNPLLIFELYILLGWLDPDIIHTHAAKATELVYRVNMLLGKKHLATKHNDRKGRVFNKMQWVTTVSEKAASSIHLGKKGRVWTIYNGIEEEKILSGSLPEKFTVVAVGRLDKIKGFAELIRQVSSLSFPLVLKIIGEGQEYDSLRALIVELGAEGRIELLGFRNDVHQQIHDAHVVVVSSFSEGGPKVLIESLFYGRVFISTPVGAVPEVLPERFIVTQERLGAKLEDVYNNYQQYEAEFARIAAEKKPLFLMTKIIKQYDDLYHYLVEQV
- the cydB gene encoding cytochrome d ubiquinol oxidase subunit II codes for the protein MIGSLDLEILQQLWWILVSVVGALFLFLTFVQGGQSLLWQIAKDETEKSLVINSLGMKWELTFTTLVLFGGALFAAFPKFYATSFGGAYWVWVLILFTFIFQAVSYEFRKKPGNIFGAKTYELFLFINGSVGILLIGAAVGTFFTGSNFYLDDFNRVSWATPYRGLEAAFSLFNLSMGLFLVFNARVLGSMYLVNNIDFGGMPEFEARVRKSCLTSLLCALPFLLYVLGGLLLMDGFQVNEIGQVSMEANKYLGNLLAMPVVLGLLLVGLVLVVFGVYKTAFSQSTKGIWFGGLGTVLVGLAIFFTAAFNGTPFYPSKVDLQSSLSIYNASSSHFTLTAMTYVAMGIPFVLGYIAYVWRLMNARQLTVSDVTDKKAY